The Streptomyces camelliae genome window below encodes:
- a CDS encoding LuxR family transcriptional regulator, producing the protein MGARSLTGRRELLDAARAELTARPGVLFHGPPGIGKSLLVAALVAAVTAHAPSVGTVLHCSPAQEDAGLPFAGLVDLFTRVPESALELLAPEPRAALRAALLRGPEPADGRGRLAVRVAVLDVLRTLAATGPVVLVLDGLQWLDEFTAEVLAFAVRRLDGLDVRVVAAERVADGEQPERLRCCPPGTTELPVPPLTDDEVARLVRAGIGADLPPGVLRAIQDAAAGNPLYALELGRAVALRGPERRVFGPALPVPRRLRALLLDEARTLPETARRTLLLASAAARPDLTLLRAAGLPDPAADLAQAERLGVATTDAGGTVRFRHPLIRAAVYADAAENDRRQAHALLARTITEPVEQARHLAHARPHEDEATARTLLAAAESARRDGALGAASELAGLAARRTPGDRPADRADRLLAAAEYACDAGQLQEAAEAAETVLAASSSARRRVRARLVLLRGAGQALEGARALIQEGLRDAAGDPEAEAWLHHWAAVRGLLCGELAEAARHARRAARQAAVAGDTETRIGALATLARVRSLAGDPVAADVALKEALALAGGADGGPQSWRLIRMRAILALDSDRVPEAREQVVELLARIGEFAGVEEVMATLVSLTRIQVRAGHCREALHTAARCSRAVPQAAPALYAAALAATAGGTAEEARHLAEQAVRASEADGDRLFLLRALAVRGQAGLLTGDPREAASAVEALQRVRELGTAMCAADPPLLHWYGDLAEALVLLGETDEAEAVVREAYARTAGDTPGSVLAALERAEGLREAGTGRAKEGAARLRGAVDQLRQLPLPVELVRTLIALGAVERRSRRRSAARAVLGEALETATRIGAAPLAARARDELSRLDAGDRSGEAGAGGTGLTPTEARIAELVGGGATNREVAAKLFISVKTVEGTLSRVYRKVGVRSRTALAHAMAVAVIASGAAVESRDGGQADVPAQAVTVSRPSPTRTPPSSRHTPLT; encoded by the coding sequence GTGGGAGCGCGGTCGCTGACCGGGCGCCGCGAGCTGCTCGACGCCGCCCGGGCCGAACTGACGGCCCGTCCCGGAGTGCTCTTCCACGGTCCCCCGGGGATCGGCAAGTCCCTGCTCGTGGCAGCCCTTGTCGCGGCTGTGACGGCACATGCCCCGTCCGTCGGCACCGTGCTGCACTGCTCGCCCGCGCAGGAGGACGCCGGGCTCCCGTTCGCCGGGCTCGTCGACCTGTTCACGCGGGTGCCGGAGAGCGCCCTGGAGCTCCTCGCGCCCGAGCCCCGGGCGGCACTGAGGGCAGCCCTGCTGCGCGGCCCGGAACCGGCGGACGGGCGCGGCCGCCTCGCGGTGCGCGTCGCCGTCCTCGACGTGCTGCGCACGCTGGCCGCCACCGGCCCCGTCGTCCTGGTCCTCGACGGCCTGCAGTGGCTCGACGAGTTCACCGCCGAGGTGCTGGCCTTCGCCGTGCGCCGCCTCGACGGCCTGGACGTACGGGTGGTGGCCGCCGAACGGGTGGCGGACGGTGAACAGCCCGAGCGGCTGCGCTGCTGCCCGCCGGGCACGACCGAACTTCCGGTGCCGCCGCTGACGGACGACGAGGTGGCCCGTCTCGTACGCGCCGGCATCGGTGCCGACCTGCCCCCAGGAGTGCTGCGGGCGATCCAGGACGCCGCGGCCGGAAACCCGTTGTACGCACTGGAGCTGGGGCGAGCGGTGGCCCTGCGCGGCCCGGAACGCAGAGTCTTCGGCCCGGCGTTGCCCGTGCCCCGGAGACTGCGCGCCCTGCTGCTGGACGAGGCGCGCACGCTGCCGGAGACGGCGCGGCGCACCCTCCTGCTCGCGAGCGCCGCCGCCCGGCCCGACCTCACCCTGCTGCGTGCCGCCGGGCTCCCCGATCCCGCCGCCGACCTGGCGCAGGCCGAACGACTGGGCGTGGCGACGACCGACGCCGGCGGAACCGTACGTTTCCGGCATCCGCTGATCCGGGCCGCCGTCTATGCCGACGCAGCCGAGAACGACCGCCGGCAGGCACACGCGCTGCTGGCCCGCACGATCACCGAGCCTGTAGAACAGGCCCGCCACCTCGCTCACGCCCGCCCCCACGAGGACGAGGCCACCGCCCGCACCCTGCTGGCCGCGGCGGAGTCCGCGCGCCGCGACGGCGCGCTCGGCGCCGCCAGCGAACTGGCCGGGCTCGCCGCCCGCCGCACCCCCGGCGACCGGCCCGCGGACCGGGCCGACCGGCTGCTGGCCGCGGCGGAGTACGCGTGCGACGCCGGGCAGCTTCAGGAGGCGGCCGAGGCCGCCGAGACGGTCCTCGCCGCGTCGAGCTCGGCACGCCGGCGGGTGCGGGCCCGGCTGGTGCTGCTGCGGGGCGCCGGGCAGGCGCTGGAGGGTGCCCGCGCGCTGATCCAGGAGGGCCTGCGGGACGCCGCCGGCGATCCGGAGGCCGAGGCCTGGCTGCATCACTGGGCGGCCGTACGCGGCCTGCTGTGCGGGGAGTTGGCGGAGGCGGCCCGGCATGCCCGGCGCGCCGCCCGGCAGGCGGCCGTGGCGGGCGACACGGAGACCCGGATCGGGGCGCTCGCCACGCTCGCCCGGGTGCGGTCCCTGGCCGGCGATCCCGTCGCCGCGGACGTCGCGCTGAAGGAGGCGCTCGCCCTGGCGGGGGGCGCGGACGGCGGTCCGCAGAGCTGGCGGCTGATCCGGATGCGGGCGATCCTCGCCCTGGACTCCGACCGGGTGCCCGAGGCCCGGGAGCAGGTCGTCGAACTCCTCGCCCGGATCGGGGAGTTCGCCGGCGTCGAGGAGGTCATGGCGACGCTGGTGTCACTGACCCGCATCCAGGTGCGGGCCGGACACTGCCGCGAGGCACTGCACACCGCGGCGCGCTGCTCACGCGCCGTGCCCCAGGCGGCACCCGCGCTGTACGCGGCCGCGCTGGCGGCCACCGCGGGCGGCACCGCGGAGGAGGCCCGGCACCTGGCCGAACAGGCGGTACGCGCCTCGGAAGCCGATGGCGACCGGCTGTTCCTGCTGCGTGCGCTGGCCGTGCGCGGGCAGGCCGGACTGCTCACCGGCGACCCACGGGAGGCCGCGAGCGCGGTCGAGGCGCTGCAACGCGTCAGAGAACTCGGGACCGCCATGTGTGCCGCCGACCCGCCCTTGCTGCACTGGTACGGCGACCTGGCCGAAGCCCTCGTCCTGCTGGGCGAGACGGACGAGGCCGAGGCCGTCGTCCGCGAGGCCTACGCCCGTACGGCCGGTGACACGCCCGGCAGCGTACTGGCGGCTCTGGAGCGGGCGGAGGGACTTCGGGAGGCGGGGACCGGCCGGGCCAAGGAGGGGGCGGCGCGGCTGCGCGGCGCCGTGGACCAGCTGCGTCAACTCCCGTTGCCCGTCGAGCTGGTGCGCACCCTGATCGCGCTCGGCGCGGTCGAGCGCCGCTCACGCCGCAGAAGCGCGGCGCGCGCGGTGCTCGGCGAGGCGCTGGAAACCGCCACCCGGATCGGCGCCGCCCCGCTGGCGGCGCGGGCCAGGGACGAGCTGTCGCGGCTGGACGCCGGAGACCGCAGCGGTGAGGCGGGCGCGGGCGGAACCGGACTCACCCCCACCGAGGCCAGGATCGCCGAGCTGGTCGGGGGCGGGGCCACCAACCGGGAAGTCGCCGCGAAGCTGTTCATCAGCGTCAAGACGGTGGAGGGGACTCTGTCGCGGGTCTACCGCAAGGTCGGGGTCCGCTCGCGCACCGCACTCGCCCACGCGATGGCGGTCGCCGTCATCGCCTCCGGGGCGGCCGTCGAATCCCGCGACGGCGGCCAGGCGGACGTCCCGGCACAGGCCGTGACGGTGAGCCGGCCCAGCCCCACCCGGACCCCGCCGAGCTCTCGACACACGCCGTTGACGTGA
- a CDS encoding DUF397 domain-containing protein yields MTEPIRVWRKSSYSGADNGCVELLIPPPPHKAPIRDSKHPLGPVIDFSDRSWVPFVQAVLHGEL; encoded by the coding sequence GTGACCGAGCCGATACGCGTGTGGCGCAAGAGCAGCTACAGCGGTGCGGACAACGGGTGCGTGGAACTGCTGATCCCCCCCCCGCCGCACAAAGCTCCGATTCGTGACTCGAAGCATCCCCTCGGGCCGGTGATCGACTTCTCGGACCGCTCATGGGTGCCCTTCGTCCAGGCCGTGCTCCACGGTGAGCTGTAG
- a CDS encoding alpha/beta fold hydrolase, whose product MPRGGSTVPFTVTDVPNLPAGFTDTFTSHTVRTSDLTLHAVVGGDGPPLLLLPAWPQFWYNWRLVMPALAEHFTVIAAGVRGTGASDKPATGYDGATAADDMAALMTGLGHDRFAVAGYDYGLLVGHALAAKHRDRVTRLVVGEAILPGFSPSPPLMSDAVTNEFLWHFAFNRLADINERMVAGREEIYFGHQFASKAARPDAIPQHAVDVYVDALRDPAARHANFEVYRRLDETAEQFQRWHKEEGPLTIPVLAIGGEHSTGTAPAEDMRKAATDVTGLVIPGSGHFLAEEVPEALTRALLDFLR is encoded by the coding sequence ATGCCACGAGGAGGCTCCACCGTGCCGTTCACCGTCACCGACGTGCCGAACCTGCCCGCCGGGTTCACCGACACGTTCACCAGCCACACCGTCAGGACGAGCGACCTGACCCTGCACGCCGTCGTCGGCGGCGACGGGCCGCCGCTGCTGCTCCTGCCCGCCTGGCCCCAGTTCTGGTACAACTGGCGCCTCGTCATGCCCGCCCTCGCCGAGCACTTCACCGTCATCGCCGCCGGCGTCCGCGGCACCGGCGCCAGCGACAAGCCCGCCACCGGCTACGACGGCGCCACGGCCGCCGACGACATGGCCGCGCTGATGACCGGCCTGGGCCACGACCGCTTCGCCGTGGCCGGTTACGACTACGGCCTGCTCGTCGGCCACGCCCTCGCAGCGAAGCACCGTGACCGCGTCACCCGCCTCGTCGTCGGCGAGGCGATCCTGCCCGGCTTCTCCCCGTCGCCGCCGCTGATGTCGGACGCGGTCACCAACGAGTTCCTGTGGCACTTCGCCTTCAACCGCCTGGCCGACATCAACGAACGCATGGTCGCCGGCCGTGAGGAGATCTACTTCGGCCACCAGTTCGCTTCCAAGGCCGCCAGGCCCGACGCGATCCCGCAGCACGCCGTGGACGTCTACGTCGACGCGCTGCGCGACCCGGCCGCCCGGCACGCCAACTTCGAGGTCTACCGCCGCCTCGACGAGACCGCCGAGCAGTTCCAGCGCTGGCACAAGGAGGAGGGGCCGCTGACCATCCCGGTCCTGGCCATCGGCGGCGAGCACAGCACCGGCACCGCCCCGGCGGAGGACATGCGCAAGGCCGCCACGGACGTCACCGGACTGGTCATCCCCGGCTCCGGCCACTTCCTGGCCGAAGAGGTCCCGGAAGCCCTGACCAGGGCACTGCTGGACTTCCTGCGCTGA
- a CDS encoding S53 family peptidase — protein MKSRLKLLGLAAAPALVAAVVPAAYAANGPQPHATRAAISGDVLPGLKQNATRTGNVAAGKRISVAISLTPRGGTALDTFVAKVSDPRSRSYGHYLTKRQFAARFGRTDAEVEQLKDYLRAQGLTVGTVHSGNLLVDASGTAAQLEKVFGTKLSTWKDTESGRSFYANDSAPTLPSSLASLVSDVAGLNNRVQLHHQATAHTVSPHDGPGGGYTPAQLKGGYNVSGTYTGSGQKIALLEFDGFQQSNITTYDNHYSLGSPTPTVQKVDGGSGALGDGQVEVELDIEVLHAIAPKANVTVFEGPNSDAGEVDTYQAIVDSGIPTTSISWGAAESARTTSGINAVDAVFKSGAAQGLGFYAASGDSGSDDAGDGGTSVDYPASDPYVTGVGGTKLTVTSSNAFSKEVAWSGGGGGKSSVFTIPSWQKAVQKSAGSGFRQVPDVSAHANPSPGVSIYSQGSWSSVGGTSAAAPEWAAFAALYNQQAAAAGKANLGFADPALYSASGTGFHDITSGSNGAYSAATGWDFTTGWGSYNAATLASKLLG, from the coding sequence GTGAAGTCACGTCTGAAACTGCTCGGTCTGGCCGCCGCGCCGGCCCTGGTCGCCGCGGTCGTCCCCGCCGCCTATGCCGCGAACGGCCCGCAGCCGCACGCGACTCGTGCCGCCATCTCCGGAGACGTCCTGCCGGGCCTGAAGCAGAACGCGACCCGCACCGGAAACGTCGCGGCCGGCAAGCGGATATCCGTGGCGATCAGCCTGACTCCCAGAGGTGGCACGGCACTTGACACCTTCGTCGCCAAGGTGAGTGACCCGCGGTCGCGTTCGTACGGCCACTACCTGACGAAGCGTCAGTTCGCGGCCCGCTTCGGCCGGACCGACGCCGAGGTCGAGCAGCTCAAGGACTACCTGCGTGCCCAGGGCCTGACCGTCGGCACCGTCCACTCGGGCAACCTCCTGGTCGACGCCAGCGGTACCGCCGCCCAGCTGGAGAAGGTCTTCGGCACCAAGCTGTCGACCTGGAAGGACACCGAGTCGGGCCGCTCCTTCTACGCCAACGACTCCGCGCCGACGCTCCCGTCCTCCCTCGCCTCCCTGGTCAGCGACGTGGCCGGCCTCAACAACCGCGTCCAGCTGCACCACCAGGCGACCGCGCACACCGTCTCCCCCCACGACGGCCCCGGCGGCGGCTACACCCCGGCCCAGCTCAAGGGCGGCTACAACGTCTCGGGCACGTACACCGGAAGCGGCCAGAAGATCGCGCTGCTGGAGTTCGACGGCTTCCAGCAGTCCAACATCACCACGTACGACAACCACTACAGCCTGGGTTCGCCCACCCCGACCGTGCAGAAGGTGGACGGCGGCTCCGGCGCACTCGGCGACGGCCAGGTCGAGGTCGAGCTGGACATCGAGGTGTTGCACGCGATCGCCCCCAAGGCGAACGTCACCGTGTTCGAGGGCCCCAATTCCGACGCCGGCGAGGTGGACACCTACCAGGCCATCGTCGACAGCGGCATCCCGACCACCTCGATCAGCTGGGGTGCCGCCGAGAGTGCCCGCACGACCTCCGGCATCAACGCGGTCGACGCCGTCTTCAAGTCCGGTGCCGCCCAGGGCCTCGGCTTCTACGCGGCCTCCGGTGACAGCGGCTCCGACGACGCGGGCGACGGCGGCACCTCCGTCGACTACCCGGCCAGCGACCCGTACGTCACCGGCGTCGGTGGCACCAAGCTGACGGTGACCTCGTCCAACGCCTTCAGCAAGGAGGTGGCCTGGTCCGGGGGCGGTGGCGGCAAGTCCTCCGTCTTCACGATCCCGAGCTGGCAGAAGGCGGTCCAGAAGAGCGCCGGCAGCGGATTCCGCCAGGTGCCGGACGTCTCGGCCCACGCCAACCCCAGCCCCGGCGTCTCGATCTACTCGCAGGGTTCCTGGTCCTCGGTGGGCGGCACCAGCGCGGCGGCCCCCGAGTGGGCGGCCTTCGCGGCCCTCTACAACCAGCAGGCCGCGGCGGCCGGCAAGGCCAACCTCGGCTTCGCCGACCCCGCCCTCTACTCGGCGAGCGGCACCGGCTTCCACGACATCACCAGCGGCAGCAACGGCGCCTACTCCGCTGCCACCGGCTGGGACTTCACCACCGGCTGGGGCTCGTACAACGCCGCGACCCTGGCGAGCAAGCTGCTCGGCTGA